In Streptococcus oralis, a single window of DNA contains:
- the rlmN gene encoding 23S rRNA (adenine(2503)-C(2))-methyltransferase RlmN produces the protein MKPSIYSLTRQTMQEWVLEQGEKKFRADQIWEWLYRKRVQSFEEMTNLSKDLIAKLNDQFVVNPLKQRIVQESADGTVKYLFELPDGMLIETVLMRQHYGLSVCVTTQVGCNIGCTFCASGLIKKQRDLNNGEIVAQIMLVQKYFDERGQDERVSHIVVMGIGEPFDNYNNVLNFVRTINDDKGMAIGARHITVSTSGLAHKIRDFANEGVQVNLAVSLHAPNNELRSSIMKINRAFPIEKLFAAIEYYIEKTNRRVTFEYIMLNEVNDGVEQALELAELLKNIKKLSYVNLIPYNPVSEHDQYSRSPKERVMAFYDTLKKKGVNCVVRQEHGTDIDAACGQLRSNTMKRDRQKAVAAVNP, from the coding sequence ATGAAACCTTCTATTTATAGTTTAACACGTCAAACAATGCAAGAATGGGTATTAGAACAAGGGGAAAAGAAATTCCGTGCAGATCAAATCTGGGAATGGCTCTACCGTAAACGTGTGCAGTCATTTGAAGAAATGACCAACCTTTCCAAGGATTTGATTGCTAAGCTCAATGACCAGTTTGTCGTAAATCCTTTGAAACAACGGATTGTACAAGAGTCAGCTGACGGTACTGTTAAGTATCTTTTCGAGTTGCCAGATGGCATGTTGATTGAGACAGTACTCATGCGTCAACACTACGGTTTGTCAGTCTGTGTGACCACTCAGGTCGGTTGTAATATCGGTTGTACCTTCTGTGCGTCAGGCTTGATTAAGAAGCAACGTGATCTTAATAATGGGGAAATCGTAGCGCAGATTATGCTGGTTCAGAAATACTTTGATGAACGTGGTCAGGATGAACGTGTCAGCCATATCGTTGTTATGGGAATTGGTGAACCATTTGATAACTACAACAATGTGTTGAATTTTGTCCGTACCATCAATGATGACAAGGGAATGGCTATCGGTGCTCGCCACATCACTGTTTCAACCTCAGGTTTGGCCCATAAAATTCGTGACTTTGCTAATGAAGGCGTACAGGTCAATCTGGCTGTGTCTCTTCACGCACCCAATAATGAATTGCGCTCAAGCATCATGAAGATTAACCGTGCCTTTCCGATTGAAAAGCTCTTTGCAGCTATTGAGTACTATATCGAAAAAACTAATCGTCGTGTAACTTTTGAATATATCATGCTCAATGAAGTCAACGATGGCGTTGAACAAGCCTTGGAATTGGCTGAATTGCTCAAAAACATCAAGAAATTGTCATATGTCAACTTGATTCCCTATAACCCAGTTAGTGAACATGACCAATATAGCCGTAGTCCTAAAGAGCGCGTGATGGCCTTCTACGATACCCTCAAGAAAAAAGGGGTCAACTGTGTTGTCCGTCAAGAGCATGGTACAGATATTGATGCAGCTTGTGGACAATTACGCTCCAATACAATGAAACGTGACCGCCAGAAGGCAGTCGCAGCGGTAAATCCATAA
- a CDS encoding VanZ family protein, protein MTKKRELILRLGVAIYSLCIVCFCFTPQPQLPTGVETPGIQTFGRLVFLLTPLNSFWKLGEVTSLGQVLWIFLQNILNVFLLFPLVFQLIYLCPNLRQTKKIILLSFLLSLGIECTQLVLDFFFDFNRVFEIDDLWTNTLGGYLAWVLYKGLHKNKIRN, encoded by the coding sequence ATGACTAAAAAAAGAGAATTAATCTTAAGATTGGGAGTGGCTATTTACAGTCTTTGCATTGTCTGTTTTTGTTTTACTCCCCAACCTCAACTTCCTACAGGAGTGGAAACTCCAGGTATTCAAACTTTTGGACGCCTGGTTTTTCTTTTAACTCCCTTAAACTCCTTTTGGAAACTGGGTGAAGTGACTAGTTTGGGACAAGTCCTTTGGATCTTTTTGCAGAACATTTTAAATGTCTTCTTGCTTTTCCCACTAGTCTTTCAACTGATCTATCTCTGCCCAAACTTGCGACAAACCAAAAAAATCATCCTTCTCAGCTTTCTACTGAGTTTAGGAATCGAGTGCACGCAACTGGTCTTAGACTTTTTCTTTGATTTTAATCGCGTCTTTGAGATTGATGATTTGTGGACCAATACCCTGGGAGGCTATCTGGCTTGGGTCCTCTATAAAGGACTGCATAAAAACAAGATAAGGAATTAG